In the genome of Cercospora beticola chromosome 2, complete sequence, one region contains:
- a CDS encoding uncharacterized protein (antiSMASH:Cluster_11), with amino-acid sequence MVTNEGVLTKNEHLTAFCNISAPVYNDIELGIEHVRVDGELWWDENNIFRQDPSPETDQAWEDLIGGEANRILVSKEDWVKTGLDPQVGAQWVGDPTGQTYMAEINVFHLIHCLDMIRRGAFMDYYEFARPINPLYWSHFYHCLDMLRQELMCTASLDLSPLCRRWDDILRYRNERQMSKEQLDMMLNHSRPAHSNEIKIPAHAIKLLESIGRWKEMDRSKDFSFVDGGDYGRNDMDGLPHVKPNPLRSRYGP; translated from the exons ATGGTGACGAACGAAGGCGTATTGACAAAGAACGAGCATCTGACTGCATTTTGCAACATCTCAGCCCCCGTATACAACGATATCGAGCTTGGCATTGAACACGTCCGAGTTGACGGCGAGCTCTGGTGGGACGAGAACAATATCTTCCGCCAAGATCCATCGCCAGAGACAGACCAAGCCTGGGAAGATCTGATCGGGGGTGAAGCAAACCGGATCCTCGTCTCCAAAGAGGACTGGGTCAAGACGGGCTTAGACCCCCAAGTGGGTGCTCAATGGGTAGGCGATCCAACTGGTCAGACGTACATGGCGGAAATAAACGTCTTCCATTTGATACACTGCCTCGACATGATCCGTAGAGGCGCCTTCATGGACTACTATGA ATTCGCAAGACCCATCAACCCCTTAT ACTGGTCACATTTCTACCATTGTCTTGACATGCTTCGTCAAGAGCTCATGTGCACTGCATCTCTCGATCTCTCGCCGTTG TGTCGTCGATGGGATGACATCCTTCGCTACAGAAACGAGCGGCAGATGAGTAAGGAGCAGCTCGACATGATGTTGAACCACTCGAGACCTGCACACTCGAACGAAATCAAGATTCCCGCGCATGCTATTAAGCTGCTTGAATCGATTGGGCGATGGAAGGAGATGGATCGCTCCAAGGATTTCTCATTCGTTGATGGGGGGGACTACGGTCGGAATGATATGGACGGCCTGCCCCATGTGAAGCCTAATCCACTGAGATCGAGATATGGCCCATGA
- a CDS encoding uncharacterized protein (antiSMASH:Cluster_11), whose product MATHHFSQPTSLGEKLDDVQIDVAEIQADLPTPDTEQLTMLNRGSLESPFAVVEKPQISRCPPDVSIDRPRDASPACSVRSSYSSTRVSRRRTSHRHGHHRSEVSKELNFQAETEFSALMELMTGISRRSISLREVWTKIISERDSCYLEMDRMCERIDEYTEIIERKEREWHNHNHEHEQSKTEIAKLKIEITAALASVSEFKQKLSDRDCELGEARREIAEQKDVFKYLKEEKEKTETTLQETSALLMLTEERCKHAEVDAKRHECELRDLKETYHELEAKSTETSTKYESMKTDFTSVKQSYAILKKEKHEWLHEKGELEEQLRKCHHKHDESKRKLKETIEYYEKKEKEDKETIERTEREVRESREKVIKLKSEKKELEERCKVLVCNYDEEHCRWEDAEERCGKWKLKWEHAEREITSIREELRVIESKQSELKETITKKTEELKRITKIKEHLERDYHGKCKEAENSHREILVLKESIRRHETTIKEKSEEIHTLSERIERLQSECESHQGKCTNLGAEITSLQAVMISLKAELSLAHEDHDCTKKKLHECETRYESICETYEESQGGHSDYEYQLTQLRTMLREARSEKERAIKARTEADHERDEAVTRYEAKCRDLEELEEFYASRQHEHHHKEGRRTIRASYGFRSVNSMGSVVKSEDM is encoded by the coding sequence ATGGCCACCCATCATTTCTCACAGCCTACCAGTCTTGgcgagaagctcgacgacGTACAGATCGATGTCGCCGAGATTCAGGCGGACTTGCCAACGCCGGACACTGAGCAGCTTACCATGCTGAACCGTGGTTCCCTCGAATCGCCCTTCGCAGTCGTGGAGAAGCCACAGATAAGCAGATGTCCCCCAGATGTATCCATCGATCGTCCTAGAGATGCGAGCCCAGCGTGCTCTGTGCGAAGCTCTTACAGCAGCACTCGAGTGTCTCGTCGTCGAACAAGCCACCGTCACGGACATCACCGTTCTGAGGTATCCAAGGAGCTCAACTTTCAAGCTGAAACCGAATTCTCCGCCTTGATGGAACTCATGACTGGCATTTCCAGGCGCAGTATATCTCTACGGGAGGTCTGGACCAAAATCATTTCGGAGCGTGACTCCTGCTATTTGGAGATGGATCGCATGTGCGAGCGCATCGACGAGTACACGGAGATCATTGAGCGCAAGGAGCGCGAATGGCACAATCACAACCATGAGCacgagcagagcaagacTGAGATTGCGAAGCTCAAGATAGAAATCACTGCCGCTCTTGCTAGTGTTTCAGAGTTCAAACAAAAGCTGTCTGATCGGGATTGCGAGTTGGGCGAAGCGCGTCGCGAGATCGCCGAGCAAAAGGATGTGTTCAAATACctcaaggaggagaaggagaagacagaGACAACCCTACAGGAGACTTCTGCGCTTCTGATGCTGACCGAGGAGCGGTGCAAGCACGCTGAGGTTGATGCAAAGAGACATGAGTGCGAGCTACGTGATCTCAAGGAGACATATCATGAGCTCGAGGCAAAGAGCACCGAAACGAGCACCAAGTATGAGTCGATGAAGACGGACTTCACTAGTGTCAAACAGAGCTATGCCATtctcaagaaggagaagcatgAGTGGTTGCATGAAAAGGGAGAGCTCGAGGAACAACTTCGCAAGTGCCACCACAAGCATGACGAATCCAAGCGTAAGCTCAAGGAGACGATTGAGTACtatgagaagaaggaaaaggAGGACAAGGAGACTATTGAGAGGACAGAGCGAGAAGTGCGCGAATCCAGGGAGAAGGTCATCAAGCTGAAGagtgagaagaaggagcttgAAGAGAGATGCAAGGTCTTGGTGTGCAACTATGACGAGGAGCACTGCCGCTGGGAAGATGCCGAAGAACGCTGTGGAAAGTGGAAGCTCAAGTGGGAGCACGCTGAACGCGAGATCACTTCTATTCGGGAAGAGCTTCGCGTCATTGAGTCCAAGCAGAGCGAACTCAAGGAAACGATCACCAAGAAGACTGAAGAGCTCAAACGCATCACCAAGATTAAGGAGCATCTCGAGCGCGACTACCACGGCAAGTGCAAGGAGGCGGAGAACAGCCACCGCGAGATTCTTGTGCTCAAGGAATCGATTCGCCGCCACGAGACGAcgatcaaggagaagagtgaAGAGATTCACACTCTCAGTGAACGCATTGAGCGCCTGCAGTCGGAATGCGAAAGTCATCAAGGTAAATGCACCAATCTGGGAGCAGAGATCACCTCCCTGCAAGCTGTTATGATCTCGCTCAAGGCGGAACTCAGCCTCGCACATGAGGACCACGACtgcacgaagaagaagctgcacgaGTGCGAGACAAGATATGAGTCAATCTGCGAGACCTACGAGGAAAGCCAAGGCGGTCATTCTGATTACGAGTACCAGCTTACACAGCTGCGTACTATGCTCCGGGAGGCGCGCAGTGAGAAGGAACGCGCGATCAAGGCTCGCACCGAGGCAGACCATGAGCGCGACGAGGCCGTGACAAGGTATGAGGCCAAGTGCAGGGATTTGGAGGAATTAGAGGAGTTCTATGCAAGCAGGCAGCATGAGCATCACCATAAAGAGGGCAGGCGAACGATCAGGGCGAGCTACGGATTCAGGAGTGTGAACAGCATGGGCAGTGTGGTGAAGAGTGAGGACATGTAG